From the genome of Verrucomicrobiia bacterium:
CGGTGCCGCCGTGCAAACGCCGGTTGCGGGCTTTTCGTTTGAACCACATTTTAAATTTCACAATGCCGCCGCCATGGCGCGCGCCATCGCGAGTTCCACCATGCGCTGGCACAGCGCCTCATAAGTGAATCCCGCCGCCGCGGCCGCCTTGGGCAGCAGGCTGGTTTCGGTCATGCCGGGCAGGGTGTTGACTTCGAGCACCACCGGCTCCCCCGCCGCGGTGACCATGACATCGACGCGCGCATAATCCCGGCCGCCGACTGCTCGAAACGCGCCCAAGGCCGCCGACTGCACGCGGGCGGTCGTCTCGGCATCGAGCGGGGCCGGGCACAGGTAATCCGTTTCGCCCTTCGTGTATTTGCTGCGGTAATCGTAGGCGCCAGAATGCGGACGCACCTCGACCACCGGCAGGGCGCGGTCGCCCAGAATGCCGACCGTGCATTCCGCGCCGATGATGCGCGGCTCGACGAGCAGGTGGGAATCGTGCTTGAACGATTCCTTCAATGCCGCCGGCCAGTCCTCGACGCGATCGACAAATTGCAGGCCGACACTGGAACCCTGGCGCACGGGTTTGACGACCACCGGCGGCGTCCAGTTCTTCGGCCACGGCGTGTCGGGCGAATCCAGCAGCAGCGATTTGGCCACCGGCACGCCGGTCGCCGCACAACGGTTCTTCGTCATCACCTTGTCAAACGCGATGCGGCTCGCCTCGGCGCCGCACCCCGTGTAGGGCACGTTCATGTGATCCAATTCCGCCTGCACCGTGCCGTCCTCGCCGTAGGTGCCATGCAACGCGAGGAAAACCAGGTCGGTGTGATCCGGCAGGGTCCAGTGGCAGGGCTGCGGGTCGAGTTCGGTGACCCGGTGCCCAAGCGAGCGCAGGGCGCGCGCCACGGCGGCGCCGGAGGCCAGCGACACCTCGCGTTCCGCACTCGGGCCGCCCAGCATGACGGTAATGTTCCAGGCCTGCGTCATACTCCGTCTCCAATGATTTGCACTTCGGTTTCGAGTTCAATGCCGCGCTCCGCGCGCGCTTTGGCCTTGACCAGTTCGATCAGCCCCAGCACGTCCGCCGCGGTCGCGGTGCCGTCGTTGACGATGAAATTGCCATGTTCTTGCGACACCCTGGCGCCGCCCACCCGCGTGCCCTTCAAGCCGAGTTCATCCACCAGCCGGCCCGCCGGAATCGCTGCCGGGTTCTTGAACATGCAGCCGGCGCTCGGCGCAGCGGGCTGCGACGCCCAGCGCTTCTGGCTGAACTCGTTCATGCGCGCTTCAACCACCGATCGTTCGCTGCCCTGCCCTTGCAGCACGGCGCTCACGGCGATATGCGTCTTGAAAAACGGGCAACTGCGATACAGCGAAGGCACGTCGGCCGCCGCCAGCTCCTGCACCGCGCCGGTGTAATCCAGGCAACGCAACGAAGCCAACACGCGGAACATTTCGCTGCCGTAGGCGCCGGCATTCATGCGCAACGCGCCGCCCACACTGCCGGGAATGCCCTCCAGAAATTCCAGCCCCGCAAGGCCGTGCCGCTTCGCCTCGATGGCCACGGCCTTCAAGCGCGCGCCGGCGCCGCAGATCAGCCGGTCGCCCGCCACCTCCACCCGCGCAAAGTGCGGCTGCGCGAGGCAAAGCACGAGGCCACGCACGCCGCCGTCGCGCACGAGCAAATTTGAGCCGCGACCAAGGACGAACACCGGCAGCGCCTCGGCCTGCGCAAATTGCAGGGCCGCCGTCAAGTCGGCTTCGTTTGCCGGCTCCACGTA
Proteins encoded in this window:
- a CDS encoding D-alanine--D-alanine ligase, translated to MTQAWNITVMLGGPSAEREVSLASGAAVARALRSLGHRVTELDPQPCHWTLPDHTDLVFLALHGTYGEDGTVQAELDHMNVPYTGCGAEASRIAFDKVMTKNRCAATGVPVAKSLLLDSPDTPWPKNWTPPVVVKPVRQGSSVGLQFVDRVEDWPAALKESFKHDSHLLVEPRIIGAECTVGILGDRALPVVEVRPHSGAYDYRSKYTKGETDYLCPAPLDAETTARVQSAALGAFRAVGGRDYARVDVMVTAAGEPVVLEVNTLPGMTETSLLPKAAAAAGFTYEALCQRMVELAMARAMAAAL
- the murB gene encoding UDP-N-acetylmuramate dehydrogenase, with protein sequence MSTTVADSMRAPGELAQRLAAGLSPGSVVRAQEPLAKRTTLRVGGPADLYVEPANEADLTAALQFAQAEALPVFVLGRGSNLLVRDGGVRGLVLCLAQPHFARVEVAGDRLICGAGARLKAVAIEAKRHGLAGLEFLEGIPGSVGGALRMNAGAYGSEMFRVLASLRCLDYTGAVQELAAADVPSLYRSCPFFKTHIAVSAVLQGQGSERSVVEARMNEFSQKRWASQPAAPSAGCMFKNPAAIPAGRLVDELGLKGTRVGGARVSQEHGNFIVNDGTATAADVLGLIELVKAKARAERGIELETEVQIIGDGV